AATCTGATTAATTTGTATCGCGTTTATTCTTTTTTATTAAAGCTTTATCATGGAATATTTTATAAGATAATATTTAAATCAATTTATTTAAGTATTAAGATCAATATATTGATTTATTTTATATGATTTAGGAGAGATTATATTAGTGATATTATTACTCTAATATATATTAAATTCAATATTTAACTGTTAGCCCCTTTTTGAATTAAAATATAATTATTGGTAGCTATTAGAAAGTTATGTTTAAAGGTCTTCTTTTTTTTGTAAGCTCGTTTCTGTTTTTCTTTTATTCGCTTCCAGCTTATTCAGCCTTGGACTATGGAAAGCAAACCTTGATAGGCGCTGATTTCTCTAATACCGATTTGAAAGGTGCGACTTTCTATTTAAGTGATCTCCAAGATGCTGATTTTTCAGGTAGTGATCTTCAAGGAGCTAGTTTTTTTGATGCAAAGCTTGAAAACGCTAACCTAAGTAATACAAATATGAGAGATGTAACAATGGATGCGGCCATACTTAACGGTGCTAACCTTTCAAATAGCATATTAGAAGGCGCTTTTGCTTATAATGCTAAATTTGAAAACGTTATTATTAAAGGTGCCGATTTTACTGATGTATTAATCGCAAATGATGTTAAAAAAAAGCTATGTATTATTGCCGATGGAATAAATAGTGTCACTAATAAAAAAACAAGTGAGACATTAGAATGTTATTGAATAGTATGCTTATTAAGAAAAATATTAATCACTCTAAATATATTTTTTGGATTTCAGTTTTATTTATATGGATCATAGCCACCTTCTCTGACCGGATTTGGTGGAATTTTTATAGCAATACGCCTTCATGGGATCAGGCTGATTATTTGAATAGTGCCCTTGACCATGCACGTGCACTTTCTTTTTTTGGTGGAGATGGTGCCTCAGACTTTAGTTCTTTATTAGATAAATCTCCAAAGATTCCTCCTTTGGCTTCAATAATCAATGGAGCCTTAATTGCCTTGGCTGGCGATGCCCCTCATGAAGCTGCATGGTCCTTAAGTTTTTGGAATGGATTTTTGCTCTTTAATATTGCTTCATGGGGACTTTATTTGAGAGGAAAAAAATTTGCACTTTTTTGTGTTCTTATTAGTGCATTTTCTCCTTTCTTGTTTCATCTAAGAACTGATTATGTGTTGGAGTTACCTTTAATCTCCTCTATTACATTTTATTTGTTTCATCTAGGAAGGTGGAGTGATAAATCAATTGGAGGTAAATGGATTCAATTGATAATCGCTGCTTTTGCATGCGCTTCTTCTTTATTGATTAAGCAAAGCTCTCTATTAATTGTCATACCTTCTTTATTATTCATTTTTATTCTTTGTTTTAAAAGAGATGAAAAATTTAGATTACAATTTTTATGTTTAATCTTTCTCAATCTTTTAGCAATTTTACCATGGTTTTATCACAATTGGATAATGATATTAAGTGGAACTTACAGAGCCGTTTTTGAATCAGCTGCGATAGAAGGTGATCCATTTGTTTTGGGATTTAAAAGTATTTTCTGGTACTTTCCGTATTTAGAGAATCAGTTTGGAAGTATCATTTTCTTTTTTGGCTTATCAGGAATAATATTTTCCTTTTTAACCTATATAAGATCTTTTAAATCTTCAGCAAAATTAGTGGATATTTTTGATCAAAATAATTATAAATGGACATGGATCTATTATAATTTAATTACATCCTGGACTTTTACAACTTTAATTCCTAATAAGGATCAAAGATATATTGCATGTAGTATCCCATTAATTATTATACTTTTAGCGCTAGGATTCAGCAAGTGGGTTAATTGGCTAGATACTTATTTTAGATTCAAATATTATTGTTTATTATTGATTGCTCCTATAAGCTTTTTATTTTCCAATTCTATTAATAAGTATAAAAATTTAGAAAATAATTCAAGTAAATATTATCCCGTTAAAGATATTATATCGATCGTTAAAGCAGATCTATCCTTCGATGAAAAAGAGACAGTTATTGTTGTTCCCAGCACTCCTGATCTTAATCAGCATAATGTAAGTTATTTTGGGAGAATGCAAGGTGGAAATATTTTAGGCAGACAACTTGGGCAATCTCTTTTGCATATAGAACCTGTTATTAAATATTCTAATTGGATTATTTTAGCTGAGGGAGATCAAGGCTCAGTTTCAAGTAATTCAATAGCTCTAGATAAAGCGATTAGAGATAGTTCTCTTTTCAAAAAAGTTCGAGAATTTCCAAGAAAAAAAGAAGGAAGTTATTCTTTATGGAAAAGAGATGCAAATTCACTTAAGCAAAATGAATTTCATAATAGATTTATTGAACTAGCAAATGGAATGGAGCAAGGTCCATTAGGCATTAAATTGATTTTTGATGAAATAGAAATAGAACATATGCTTGATGGGCATTTTAAATATCAAAATATTGTTAGAGATAAGGCGTTATCCAAAATAAGTTCAGACCCAGAAAATGTTGAATCTTTATGGTCCCTATCGCTTTTGAATATATTATTGAATAGACCCTCAAAAGCAGATGTTTATCTAAGAAATTTAGAAATTCTGTTGCCCAATAATCCTTGGCCAAGTGCTTACAGAACTATGGTTAACGTTGCCTCTTGGAATCCTTGGAAGGCATCCTTAATAGCCGATAGAGCTTATAAGAGAAATCCAAATTATATGCTAAAAGGCTTGGGTGATGTTAGTGCTCTCTTTCGAGGAGCCTTTTGGCGATTGGAGTCTGCCTCTAATAGTGTTCCAAATGCAGTAAAAAGTATTGATGATGCTTTAAAACCAATAGAAAAATAGAAGCTAAAGATAAAATCTCAATCTAGATATGCAGGATTCAGAGTTGGTCTCTTTCAAATGTTTTTGTTATTTCTTTTAGAAATTCAACTATTTGGATATTTGTATACCCAAGCTCAGTTCTAAGCCCTTTGCATGAAGAGGTAATCTCTTTCCAAATATCAGCTCTTACGATAGCTTCTCTGTCTTTTAAGTAACGCTCTTCTTTCATTTTAATTTAATTATGTAAGGTATGGGTTCCTGAGTTTTTTAAGAAAACCAACCTAGTAAAGCTTAAAGATTTACTAGGTTGGTTCGATTGATATCAGATCGGTGTCTTAAAAATCTAAAAAAACCTACAATTCGAAATACATTAACGAAAAAATAGATAAATCATGAGAATTATGGAATTCTAATAGGTATTAAATATTTGATTTACTTATATATGTATTCACGAAAATAAATCGTTTTTAAGGTTCGTTGATTGATTTACCTTATATATGGGTTCTTTTTAAATTAGTAGGGACAAGTATTTAATTAAATACCTCCAAACTCCCCGACAAGGAACGGAGAGTGGGGGATTCGAACCCCCGATGGAGTTGCCCCCATGCTAGTTTTCAAGACTAGAGCCATAAACCACTCGACCAACTCTCCACTAGAAATCTTACCTTATTAAGTTCTGAAATCTTAAAAAAATTGCTCAAACAATAATTTCATCCCTATTTGCTATTAACTCAGTTTTAAGGAGCATCCTTGTAGACCTTTAAAAATTTCAGAACCTATAGATTCTCTGTATGGATAAATGTCAATGAGATTATTTGTGCAATAATTTCAGACATTGGTAAAACACATTCATGGCAAGCAACAAGAGCCCACAATCTCGTTTCCTTGGAGACCTCCCTATGGAGGGGGGTATTAGTCAAAAAGAGAAATATCGTTATGTAGCTCATTTGATGTTTTTTATAGGATGCGCGCTGTTTTCTTTTGGGATTTGGGCTCTCTCAGGCTTTACTGCTTCAAGCGGAGCATCAGGACCATTTCCTTTCTAAAAATGAGAGGAAGATATAATTGATTATGGATTAGTAGATCTAAATAAAAAAATTATTGAACAGATAACTTATTTATAGTATTTTCTCTGTCTTCAATAAGTGTTAGCAGCCACTTAGATCCTAAGGCTCTGGAAATACTTCTGTTTTTTAATAGTTCACAAATTCTTTTATAAAGTTTTTCAGATTCAATATTGGAATTGAACCATTTCTCGAATTTGAGAATTTCATCTGGGTTTTGACAAGCTCTCAGTTGATCAATAAGTGCATCATTAGTACTTGTTCCTCTTAGCTTTAATGGTTTATTAGTCGTAGTCATTTAAATTTTAAGGACACAAGACATATTTAATAGTTAGCTAAATTTTCTAATTTGGACAATTATCTTTAAAACTTCTTTGAAAAAGTAAACTTATTTGATTAGTTCAGTAACTTCTTTAGGTTGGTACTAAAATACCCTACTCAAGCTTGAATGGCTTCTCTTAAGATGGTTTAGCTAGTGGGAGTAAGCATTTATCAGAATCGCAACCTGCTGGACCTGCTTCAGTAAGCTCCCCTTGATCATATCGACTAAGAGCATCAAAGAAATCACAATTTTCTCTTCTTTTTATGACCTCTGATTGCAGTTTTGTGTAGCATTCTTCGTCAATAGGTTCAAAAGGAAGTCTGGGGAAGGTTGCATTTGCATCAAACCTTGCAAGCAAGGCAGCTGAAATATAACCTTTATTTTCATTAATTGAGCTATGAAGAGCTTTAGCTAACTCCTCTATCTCATTCTCTCTGAATTCAATTGTGGCAGAGGTGTTGTGGTCTGTGTAGTTTGTTTGAACTTGCATATAAAAATCAAATTGTGCAAGAGCTGAGAAGTTATTGATATCTATTTCATCAGCACCAGGGATGTTT
The sequence above is drawn from the Prochlorococcus marinus str. MIT 1013 genome and encodes:
- a CDS encoding pentapeptide repeat-containing protein encodes the protein MFKGLLFFVSSFLFFFYSLPAYSALDYGKQTLIGADFSNTDLKGATFYLSDLQDADFSGSDLQGASFFDAKLENANLSNTNMRDVTMDAAILNGANLSNSILEGAFAYNAKFENVIIKGADFTDVLIANDVKKKLCIIADGINSVTNKKTSETLECY
- a CDS encoding RNA recognition motif-containing protein codes for the protein MTTTNKPLKLRGTSTNDALIDQLRACQNPDEILKFEKWFNSNIESEKLYKRICELLKNRSISRALGSKWLLTLIEDRENTINKLSVQ